A window from Dehalococcoidia bacterium encodes these proteins:
- a CDS encoding cohesin domain-containing protein translates to MNRLANLLLIFAAIACSALLTASALAAQEGAASITTTTEEVDRDGERVIRIDVSVENVSNLGAFQFVMNFDGEVVHPTEDNTVQIGEFLASSDREVFCPETVIDANALRYYCVTLGEEPPDGAEGSGLLASIFFTANESGSTTLDFTRAQLATPEGDPIDTTWEPGEIVIPAEDNDGGWAMWAAIGGAVVLVGVVAIAGLSLYRRRRANTGQVPLGQ, encoded by the coding sequence ATGAACCGCCTCGCCAATCTGCTTCTCATCTTCGCTGCCATCGCCTGCTCCGCCCTGCTCACAGCCTCCGCCCTCGCGGCACAGGAGGGCGCCGCATCCATCACAACCACCACCGAAGAAGTCGACCGCGACGGTGAGCGCGTCATTCGCATCGATGTCTCCGTCGAGAACGTGTCGAACCTCGGCGCCTTTCAGTTCGTCATGAACTTCGATGGCGAAGTCGTACATCCCACCGAGGACAACACCGTCCAGATCGGCGAATTCCTCGCGTCGTCGGACCGCGAGGTGTTCTGTCCCGAAACCGTCATCGACGCCAACGCGCTCCGCTATTACTGCGTCACCCTGGGAGAAGAACCGCCCGATGGCGCCGAAGGCAGCGGCTTGCTCGCCAGCATCTTCTTCACGGCGAACGAAAGCGGCAGCACGACGCTCGACTTCACCCGCGCCCAACTCGCCACCCCGGAGGGCGACCCCATCGACACGACGTGGGAGCCTGGGGAGATCGTCATCCCCGCCGAAGACAACGATGGCGGCTGGGCCATGTGGGCGGCGATCGGCGGTGCCGTCGTGCTCGTCGGCGTCGTAGCGATCGCGGGCCTGTCGCTCTACCGCCGGCGTCGCGCCAACACCGGCCAGGTGCCGCTGGGTCAGTAG